Genomic segment of Deltaproteobacteria bacterium HGW-Deltaproteobacteria-6:
CCCGCGTTTCCTGAGGATATCCGGATGTTCTTTTCCGTGCCTTTCCTGATCTCATCGGCGAGAATATCAATGGTGATGTCATGGCTTCCGATAACGACAACGGTATTTTGCAGCTCTTCTTCGCTCACCAGGAGTTCGGCATTGATCAACTCATCCTGCGTCACACCTTCGGCAAGCGGCGGAATGCGTAAGATTCCTTCCGCCCTTGTCAGGGTGGTAACAGACCCCGCGGACCTGGGCAGCGGGGTTGCTATGAATCGTTCTCCTACTTTGCCGATATTGACACGGATGAATTCCTCCATCCCCAGTTTTGAAGGAATATTCGTCGATGGATTTACAGCGATGGATCTGCCCTGGGGAGCAGGAAGGCCCTGCAAACCGAAAAGAAGGGGCCTGGCAAATTGTTCGAAAGAGAGAATCGCGGAGACGGTATAACCCGGAATGCCAATGACCGGTTTCCCTTGAATAACGCCGAGGATGGTTGGTTTTCCCGGCATCATGGCAACCCCGTGCACCAGGACTTCCCCGATCCGGGCTATGATGCCGGCGTTGTAATCCTTGGAACCTGCCGAAGAACCGGCATTGATGATAATCAGATCCGCATCCGAATCCGCTGCCCGCAAAAGGGCGGCACGGATATCCCCTTCCTGATCAGGGGTTATATCATAAACAAGAGGTTCTCCCTGCGCCTCACGAACAAGTCCGGACAGGGTGATGGAATTGGATTCAATGATTTGATTTTTTTTCAGCTGGCTCAGATTCGCAATATCTCTGTGGCGGATAAGTTCTGTTCCGCTCGGGATGATGATCACTTTGGGTTTTTTCCGGACTGGCACCGTAAAAACACCTGCGGCAATCAGAGCGCCCATGTCATAGGACCGAATCACATGGTTCTGGGGGAGAATCAATTGAGTCGCGACGATGTCCTCACCCACTTTTCTGATATTCTGCCAGGGATAGGCGGAGGAGAGGATTTCAATACGGACGTCGTCGAGTTGATGGATTTTTTCTACCATGATAACGGCGTTATAGCCTTCAGGCAGGGCCTGACCGGTATTGATCCATAAAGCGTTATCACCCGCCTTTAAAATTATTGGTGTTTTTTCAGTGGCGCCGTAGGTCTCTTCTGCCCTGACCGCAATGCCGTCCATAGCAGCCGAGTGGTAAGTCGGCGCGGAAAATTTCGCGAAGACGGGTTGGGCGGTCACACGCCCCAGGGCGTCTTCGACGTTGATCTCTTCAGGAAGGGTTTTCTTTTCCTGCCATACCTTTGAAAAAATATTCCGGGCTTCGGCAAGCCCCTTCATTGCCAGATAGACGTTCCTCTTCATTATCCATGCCTCATGTAAAAGGCTTAAAGAGCATGACTTCAACAGTCTGTCCTTTGTAGAGCCCTTCCGTATTTCTGTCGATCTTCAATAATCCATGGGCTTCAACCAGCGTGGAGATCAGCCCCGACTTGCCAAAAATCGGTTCCGCGAAAATTCGTCCATCCCTTTTATCCAGCCTGACCCGGATATAATCGTCTCTCCCGCCGGCCGATTCAATGTTGCGTGTAAGTTCCGCCCGCAGATAAAAATGATGGTCATCCGATGCGCCTGCCACACCTGATAATCTTGATAAGAATGGATTTAAGAAAATTTCCGCGACAACCATTGCCGAAGCAACGTGCCCCGGCAGTCCAAACACAGCCTTGTTGCCGATCCTGGAAATGATGGCCGGCTTTCCCGGACTGACGGCGATGCCGTGTACCAGCAGTTGGGCGTGATCAAAGGATTCCAGCACCTTCAGGGTCATATCCCGGACACCGACAGAACTGCCGCCGGATATCCAGACGGTGTCGCAGGTTTCAAGTGCTCCGGCCACTTTCCGGCTCAGATCGGAAAAATTATCTTTGCATAGCCCCAGATTGACGGGAATGGCCCCGGCCTGACTGCAAAAGGCGCTTAACGTATAACTGTTGATGTCGCGGACCTGTCCGGGTTTCGGACTTTGATTAATGGGAATAATTTCATCGCCCGTTGAGATAATGGCGACCTTCGGTTTTTTGTATACGGTAATGTTCTGAATGCCGAGGCCCGCCAGAATACCGATATCCTGGGGGCGGAGAATGGCGCCCTTTTCAAAGATTACCACGCCTTTTTTAAAATCATCACCCGGCATGACGACATTCTCCAGGGGTGACACGGCGCGGCTCACTTCAATGGTTTTTTCATCCAGATGATGACAGTACTCGATCATCACCACCGCATCCGCGCCTTCGGGAATCATCCCGCCCGTCGATATCCGGACGGCCCTTCCGGGCGTGACGATGTCGGTGGGAATCTGGCCCATGGCAACCTCTCCCACCAGTTCCAGAAAAACCGGAAGGTTTTCAGACGCTCCGAAAGTATCGCAGGCCCGCAGAGCATAACCGTCCATGGTGCTCCGGCGAAAGTTCGGCAGGTCCTCTTCGGCAACTATTTCCCGGTTCAGGATCCGGTTAAAGCCATCTGCGATTAAGATTGTTTCCGTGCTTACCGGGTCGAAACCCTTCAAAATTTCAAGGACCTCTTCAGATGTCTTAACTTTAAGAAACATAGCCTTTCTCCTTGTGCGGGCTAAGAACTCACGGAACAACCATTCAGCATGATGCATGATTTTTTATGCTCCCGGCGCTGCGTCGTTTACAGTGTATTTTCAATTTGACTTAGCTCTTTGTCGAAGATCGCAGCCGGGCGGAAAACAGTGTCCGGGAATTATTTTTAAAAGGGATAAAAAAATCCCTTGCCGGATTGATAATCTAATTTTCTCAATATGCCAAGAGAATAAATATAACGGGCGCGACCATCTTTCGGGCGCCAGGTTCTACGACTTTATTTATTCCCGACGCATGACGTGCAAGGCGGTGGCTTTAAAAGAAACTGAAATCGTTGACCCTTCACAAAGGCCTAAATCTTCACAGGAAGGAATGGTAACATAGGCAACGATGGGGAAACCACAATCCAAAATCATTTTATAGAAGAAAGCCTGACGGACGATCTTCTGAATTCTGGCCTTAAAGACATTACGGGCGCTGGTTTTTTCGGGTATTTCCGATGAAACGGTGATGTTTTCAGGTCTGATGCAGCAGTATACATTTTGTCCGGGTAAATAATCATTACCCACTGCCGTAATTATTTTCCCTGCTACCAAAATCTCCATCAGACCTGCGTTGCTGCTTTTGACCGTGCCTTCCAATATTGTTTCCGTCCCGACGAAGCTTGCCACAAATTCGGAGTCCGGCTCGTTAAATATCCGGGCGGTCGTCCCCGACTGAACAATCTTGCCTTGAGCCATAACGGTGATATCCTGCGCCAGGCGCAATGTCTCTTCACGATCATGCAGCGCCATGACCGCCGTAATCTTCGTTTCCTCCAGAATATGCCGCAGATCGTCGATGAGCGTTTCCCGTGTTGGAGGATCGAGCGAGTTAAAGGCCTCGTCCATCAGGATTACTTCCGGCTTCAGGGCAAAGGCGCGCGCGAGGGAGACTCTTTTAGCTTCGCCGCCGGAAAGCGTTTTAGCCGATCTTGCAGCAAGAGAGCTGATGCCGAAATAGTCCAGTGATTGGTCAACACGCTTTTTAATTTCACTGCCCGTCAGATGCCGGAATTTCAAACCCAGCGCGACATTCTTATAAACAGACGTATGGAGCAGCAGCGGTTCCTGGAAAACAACGGAGACGCTCCGGCGCATATGGGAACGGCTGGCGCTGCTGTCTACAGGTTTTCCATGGTAGTAGATTTTCCCCTGGCTTGGCTTTAACAAGCCCGCCATGGTTATAAGGAGCGTTGACTTGCCTGCGCCATTGGGCCCGATCAGGGCAAGAATTCTCCCCTGTGCGACATTCAGTTCTTTGATGTCCAATACCGTTGCGCCGCCGCGGCGGACGATTAAATTTTGAACCGTTATGATATTCATCGGAGATGCTGCCTTTGCTGGATCTGTGTGAGCAGGAGGTTGACGAGAAACGCAACAATGAGGAGGATGATGCCCAGCGCAATGGCAATATCAAAATTTCCTTTGCTCGTTTCCATCACAGTGGCTGTCGTGAGCACACGGGAATATCCTTTGATGTTGCCGCCGACCATAATGGAAGCACCTACTTCAGAAATGACGCCGCCGAAACCGGCCATGACGGCGGCCAGGAGCGGCAGCCTGGATTCTTTAATCAATACCCACACCATCTGCATGCGGCTCGCACCCAGCGACAGGATTTGCAGGCGCAGGTTGGGCGGCAGGTTTTGAATGGCGGCCAGTGATATCCCCATGACAATCGGCGTGGCAATAATCGCCTGCGCAATAATCATGGCATAGGGGGTATAGAGAATTTCCAGAAATCCCAGCGGTCCGCTGCGCCAGATCAGCATGGTTACAAAAAGGCCCACGACAACAGGCGGCAACCCCATGCCCGTATTGATCAAGCTGATGACCAGCCTTTTCCCGGGAAAGTTGGTTAAAGCAACCGCTGTTCCAATGGAAACGCCGATGAAGAGGCTGATCAGAGTGGCTGTCCCTGATATTTTCAAAGACAGCCACGTGATCCCCATTACTTCCGGATCAAAACTGATGATCAGTTCAAAAGCTTTAATGATCCCTTGAATAATTAATTCCACTTACTGCCTCTGATCTTTACTTTCCTAAGTCTTCGACCTTTTTCCCCGCATCAGGGAAAAACAGGGGTGAACCGAATTTGGTGACGCCGAATGTTTTAATGATGTCTTGAGTCTTTTTGGCGACCATGAAATCGGCAAACGCTTTGGCGCCTTCGGCGTTGGCTTTCGGCCACTTGGCGCTGTTCACTTCGATGACATGATAAATATTGAGCAGTGCCGCATCGCCTTCCACCAGAATATTCAGGGCAAGACTCTTTTTCATCGCCAGATAGGTGCCGCGGTCAGCCAGGGTATAGCCTTTTTTCTCAGAGGTTACATTAAGCGTCTGTCCCATGCCAAGGCCGGTTTCCTGATACCATTTCTGTCCCGCAGGTGTGATGCCGGCTTGTTTCCATAGTTTCTTTTCCTGAGAATGGGTTCCTGAATTATCGCCGCGCGATGTAAACAATGTACCGGCATTGGCGATCTGCTTCAGTGCATTTGCCGACGATTTTAAGCCTTTGATTTTAGCCGGATCGGATCCCGGTCCGACAATAATAAAATCATTATGCATGACCAGACGTCGGTTGACGCCGTATCCTTCCGCGATGAATTTTATTTCGGCATCCGGCGAATGAACCAGCATGACATCCGCCTCGCCTTTTTTCCCCATGGCCATGGCCTGTCCGGAACCCACGGCAATCGTTTTAACAAAATAACCCGTTTCTTTTTCAAAGATGGGCAGCAAAACGTCGAGCAGCCCGGAATCCTGTGTGCTGGTGGTTGTCGCCAGAATGATATTCTTTTGCTTGGGCGCGGCAAAAACATTTACCGTTCCCAATACAACAAGTACGGTAACAATCATTAACGTGATGAACCATTTGCTGTTTCTGAACTTCTGCATAATCGATCTCCTTTATGTCGGTCATAGCTATTTTTTGTTTGTTTTTTGCCATTCAATCGAATTGGGGAAAAACAACGGCGCTCCGTATTTCTCCTTGCCGAAATCACGTATGATCAGCTGGCCTTTTTCAGGTGACGTCAGCCACTTTACGAAAGTCATGGTGTCCTGGCGGTTTATACGGGGGAATTTGGCCTGATTGACGGGAAGCAAAGAGATAAAGTTCAAAAGTGTCTCATCACCTTCCACCAGAATGACCAGCTTGATTTGATCTTTAATCGATAAATAAGTGGCCCTGTCAATCACCGTATAGGCTGATTGCTGATTCGTGTATTTCAATGTGGGAACATTGCCCTCGGAGCCTTTTTCATAAATGTTGTACCAGGGGCCCTGCGGTTTGATCCCGGCTTTTTTCCAGAGCTCCATTTCCGCCACATGCGTTCCTGATTTGTCGCCACGGCTGATAAACTTAACGCCTTTGTCCATTATTATTTTCAAGGCTTCCGTCGCGGATTTTTTTCCTTTGATGCCGGCCGGATCAGAATCGGGACCAACCATAACAAAATCGTTATACATCAGGGGAACCCGTGCCGTCCCGAAACCATCAGCAATAAACTTTTCCTCCAGTGACTTAGCGTGGGCCATCACCAGATCGATCTGGCCCTTTTCGGCCATTTTCAGGGCCGCGCCGGTTCCCGCGCCGACATGCCGCACACGGATACCGGTTTCTTTTTCAAACTGGTCCTCAAGGGCGCCTACAATGCCCGCATCAATCGGGCCGATCGTGCTGGACAAAAAGATAAACTGATCGCCGTCGGCGGCCAGGGCCAGAGACGACCATAGTAAAATAAACGCCACTAAACATTTTCCTAATAAAAATTTCATTTATGAAGCCTCCTTATATTTTCTGATTGATCAATGATTGCATCAGGAATGGAGAATTCTGCCGGTATCTTTAAAGTTGTAACTCCCGTTTTTTTCTACACGGCTTTTAAACTGATCCGATTGAAGTGTTTCAATAAAAGCCTGAATCGCCGGCTGAAAGAATGTGTCCTTGTCCAGGATCATGTCAAAACGTTCATTGAGCAGGGGATGGAAATTCAGATCGAGTATTTTAGCGACGGCGGCCGACGCGATTCCCACATCCGCATCTCCCGAAATAAGAGAAAGCCCCACCTCAAAATGTGTATAGACTTCATTATCATAACCCGAAATGTCACTATATGAGATTTTTCTGTTTTTCAGTTCATAGTCCAGCAGAATTCTGATGCCCGATCCGCGCTGCCTGTTGACAAAGCGTAAATCTTTGCGCGCAAGACTGTTCCATCCATCAAAGATATTCGATTTTGATTTTGCCGTCAGAAAACCAATCTGACGATAAAATAGATTGACGACAACCGGCTGATGATCCGGACAATATTTTTTTAAATAAGGCGTATTATAATCGCCGGTTTCCGGGTCATACAGGTGTGAGAAAGCAATATCCGTAAGTCCCGTATTGAGCGCTTCCAAACCGGACACACTGCCGGTATTGGCTGAAAAAAAATTAAAAGCCGGATGATCTTTTTTCATGGCTGTTAAAAGCATATCCAGCACCGGATCATTGCTGCCGGATGCCAGAAGCGCTCCGTCGATCTGGTTGATTTTTTTTCTTGCCTGCTGGAGACCGTCGTGGACGCTTGTTTGTATCCATTCGTCAATGAGTTTAATGGGGAAAATCCACTTCCCGGTTACCCGTGTGCAGGGGATTTTGCCCGCCTTCACGAGCAGGTAAACCTGCTTTTCGTGGATGTCTAAATATCTGGCCACTTCTTTGGTGTTCATTAATTCCCTGGACATAAATTCTCTCCTGGCAAGCCTGTCATAAAATCGACATGATGGTGTTTTCAACTTTCCGTTTCCGCTATGTTTTTCCGGACAGACGTCGGGTTTCACTTCCGGAATTAAAATTTATTAATAAAGTATATCGTGAAATTTTACAAGAATATTATCCTAAAATATGACTAATGATTACTTCAGCGTCCAAATTATTCTAAATCACCGGTCATGTTGGGACGTTGATATGAAAGTAGTGAACATCCATCATCCAGCTTCATATTATGTTAAAAT
This window contains:
- a CDS encoding molybdopterin biosynthesis protein, whose amino-acid sequence is MKRNVYLAMKGLAEARNIFSKVWQEKKTLPEEINVEDALGRVTAQPVFAKFSAPTYHSAAMDGIAVRAEETYGATEKTPIILKAGDNALWINTGQALPEGYNAVIMVEKIHQLDDVRIEILSSAYPWQNIRKVGEDIVATQLILPQNHVIRSYDMGALIAAGVFTVPVRKKPKVIIIPSGTELIRHRDIANLSQLKKNQIIESNSITLSGLVREAQGEPLVYDITPDQEGDIRAALLRAADSDADLIIINAGSSAGSKDYNAGIIARIGEVLVHGVAMMPGKPTILGVIQGKPVIGIPGYTVSAILSFEQFARPLLFGLQGLPAPQGRSIAVNPSTNIPSKLGMEEFIRVNIGKVGERFIATPLPRSAGSVTTLTRAEGILRIPPLAEGVTQDELINAELLVSEEELQNTVVVIGSHDITIDILADEIRKGTEKNIRISSGNAGSLGGLMAIRKGICHCAGAHLLDAETGEYNVSYINRYLKGIRVSLFRLVLREQGLIIQKGNPKGIKSIMDLTRDDVSFVNRQAGSGTRILFDYNIARSGIRPEAIKGYDQEEFTHMSVAVDVLSGAADCGMGIYAAAKALDLDFIPMDQEQYDLVIPTVFLDDPNIRIILDTIRSPGFRERVLALGGYDPSRSGELVMETGS
- a CDS encoding molybdopterin molybdenumtransferase MoeA, with the protein product MFLKVKTSEEVLEILKGFDPVSTETILIADGFNRILNREIVAEEDLPNFRRSTMDGYALRACDTFGASENLPVFLELVGEVAMGQIPTDIVTPGRAVRISTGGMIPEGADAVVMIEYCHHLDEKTIEVSRAVSPLENVVMPGDDFKKGVVIFEKGAILRPQDIGILAGLGIQNITVYKKPKVAIISTGDEIIPINQSPKPGQVRDINSYTLSAFCSQAGAIPVNLGLCKDNFSDLSRKVAGALETCDTVWISGGSSVGVRDMTLKVLESFDHAQLLVHGIAVSPGKPAIISRIGNKAVFGLPGHVASAMVVAEIFLNPFLSRLSGVAGASDDHHFYLRAELTRNIESAGGRDDYIRVRLDKRDGRIFAEPIFGKSGLISTLVEAHGLLKIDRNTEGLYKGQTVEVMLFKPFT
- a CDS encoding ABC transporter ATP-binding protein, translating into MNIITVQNLIVRRGGATVLDIKELNVAQGRILALIGPNGAGKSTLLITMAGLLKPSQGKIYYHGKPVDSSASRSHMRRSVSVVFQEPLLLHTSVYKNVALGLKFRHLTGSEIKKRVDQSLDYFGISSLAARSAKTLSGGEAKRVSLARAFALKPEVILMDEAFNSLDPPTRETLIDDLRHILEETKITAVMALHDREETLRLAQDITVMAQGKIVQSGTTARIFNEPDSEFVASFVGTETILEGTVKSSNAGLMEILVAGKIITAVGNDYLPGQNVYCCIRPENITVSSEIPEKTSARNVFKARIQKIVRQAFFYKMILDCGFPIVAYVTIPSCEDLGLCEGSTISVSFKATALHVMRRE
- a CDS encoding tungstate transporter permease, with the translated sequence MELIIQGIIKAFELIISFDPEVMGITWLSLKISGTATLISLFIGVSIGTAVALTNFPGKRLVISLINTGMGLPPVVVGLFVTMLIWRSGPLGFLEILYTPYAMIIAQAIIATPIVMGISLAAIQNLPPNLRLQILSLGASRMQMVWVLIKESRLPLLAAVMAGFGGVISEVGASIMVGGNIKGYSRVLTTATVMETSKGNFDIAIALGIILLIVAFLVNLLLTQIQQRQHLR
- a CDS encoding tungsten ABC transporter substrate-binding protein, producing the protein MIVTVLVVLGTVNVFAAPKQKNIILATTTSTQDSGLLDVLLPIFEKETGYFVKTIAVGSGQAMAMGKKGEADVMLVHSPDAEIKFIAEGYGVNRRLVMHNDFIIVGPGSDPAKIKGLKSSANALKQIANAGTLFTSRGDNSGTHSQEKKLWKQAGITPAGQKWYQETGLGMGQTLNVTSEKKGYTLADRGTYLAMKKSLALNILVEGDAALLNIYHVIEVNSAKWPKANAEGAKAFADFMVAKKTQDIIKTFGVTKFGSPLFFPDAGKKVEDLGK
- a CDS encoding tungsten ABC transporter permease codes for the protein MKFLLGKCLVAFILLWSSLALAADGDQFIFLSSTIGPIDAGIVGALEDQFEKETGIRVRHVGAGTGAALKMAEKGQIDLVMAHAKSLEEKFIADGFGTARVPLMYNDFVMVGPDSDPAGIKGKKSATEALKIIMDKGVKFISRGDKSGTHVAEMELWKKAGIKPQGPWYNIYEKGSEGNVPTLKYTNQQSAYTVIDRATYLSIKDQIKLVILVEGDETLLNFISLLPVNQAKFPRINRQDTMTFVKWLTSPEKGQLIIRDFGKEKYGAPLFFPNSIEWQKTNKK